The following proteins are encoded in a genomic region of Schistocerca serialis cubense isolate TAMUIC-IGC-003099 chromosome 9, iqSchSeri2.2, whole genome shotgun sequence:
- the LOC126418456 gene encoding 60S acidic ribosomal protein P2, producing the protein MRYVAAYLLAALGGKENPTSADIEKILSSVGIEADSERLKKVISELNGKNIESLIAAGREKLASMPVGGAAAPAAAAAAGGGGAAAAAAPEKEEKKPEKKEESESDDDDMGFGLFD; encoded by the exons ATGCGTTACGTGGCCGCTTACCTGCTTGCCGCCCTTGGTGGGAAAGAAAATCCAACTTCTGCAGACATTGAAAAGATTCTCAGTTCTGTCGGTATCGAAGCTGATAGTGAGAGACTGAAGAAAGTTATCAGTGAATTGAATGGGAAGAACATTGAAAGTCTGATAGCAGCAG gtcGTGAGAAGTTGGCATCAATGCCAGTTGGtggtgctgctgctcctgctgctgcagcTGCGGCTGGAGGTggcggtgctgctgcagctgctgctccaGAGAAGG AGGAGAAGAAACCAGAAAAGAAAGAAGAGTCTGAATCTGATGATGATGACATGGGCTTTGGATTATTTGACTAA